The following DNA comes from Thermococcus piezophilus.
GACCGCCTCCTCTACGGCAGGCACGTGGATGTAATCACCGAGAGCGGGAAGCTCGACGGTGTTATAGGGGATTTACCAGTCCACCTGAACATTGAGAGGAAGTTCGATACGGTCCCATGGAACAGGCTCACCATTGACATCGGAGCGGAGAGCAAGGAGGAAGCCCTCGACATGGAAGTCAAGGTTCTGGACTATGCAGTCTTCAAGAAGCACTTCGCAGTGCTCAACAACCGCTACGTCTCGACCCGCTCCTTGGACGACCGCTTCGGTGTGGTTGCCCTCGTTGAGGCTGTTAAGGACCTGGTCGATCACGACCTGAACGGCCGCTTCATCTTTGCCTTCACCGTCCAGGAGGAGATAGGCCTTAAGGGGGCCAAGTTCCTCGCGGAGCACTACTCTCCAAAGTACGCATTCGCCATCGATTCCTTCGCCTGCTGCTCCGAGCTGACTGGAGATGTGAAGCTCGGTGGCGGAGCACTCATAAGGGCCGTGGACAACTCAGCGATTTACACTCGCAGGCTCGCTAGGAAGGTCTGGGAAATAGCGGAGAAGAACGATATACCTATTCAGATAGGTGTAACGGGCGGAGGAACGGACGCCTCTGTTTTCC
Coding sequences within:
- a CDS encoding M42 family metallopeptidase; translated protein: MLVEELREITAIPGISGYEEKVREKLMEWLEPYMDCTVDTIGNLIVELGEGELKAIFMAHMDEIGLLITGITPDGKLRFRKIGGIDDRLLYGRHVDVITESGKLDGVIGDLPVHLNIERKFDTVPWNRLTIDIGAESKEEALDMEVKVLDYAVFKKHFAVLNNRYVSTRSLDDRFGVVALVEAVKDLVDHDLNGRFIFAFTVQEEIGLKGAKFLAEHYSPKYAFAIDSFACCSELTGDVKLGGGALIRAVDNSAIYTRRLARKVWEIAEKNDIPIQIGVTGGGTDASVFQSKSEVLALSVPIKYLHSEVETLHLGDLEALIKLIEAIAFEL